From the Paenibacillus sp. FSL H8-0548 genome, one window contains:
- a CDS encoding DUF4185 domain-containing protein, protein MRKKMLVCALLFQVAFCSLLVAKADAVTPTDLEMVSRVTGVKPAGETMPNPNQTDTNYQISGTDLGIVWDKGGGQYFVLFGDTNGLGPNDWRSNTLAISSDTNLSDGLSFDTMVQDRPGHAKEILYSKKIDFDEITVIPTAGVTVGTRHYIHYMSVNHWGDAGVWQTNYSGIAYSDNNGATWTKHPTARWYNNTTTWDNKFQMAAFIKDSGFIYMYATPNGRFGDVYLARVPENSLLSINEYRYWDGNGWSVGQSSARPVANGVAGELSVAYNSHFNRYIMTYLNEHRQAIVMRDAPTPVGPWSGEKILVPGNFTGLGQYNAFIHPLSNTSSTLYFIMSTWYPDYNTHLMKVTLTADIFGDNIVSDPGFESQGQTKVMAPWHTIGEGGIDRNAGNARTGQDNGYIRNGSGWNAIKQRVVVEPFTNYTLKGWIRTSGNNNDGYFGARVPNGGMILGEAPFDSYADYTELTVSFNSGANHFVELYTGMWADEDTWVQVDDVSLNRDANLVAHAGFEAQPSSTITSPWYLNGNGGIDRAAGFARSGLNNAFARYGTGWNAVKQEVFVEQNTNYTLSAWIRTSTNQNNGYFGARLLGGGTILNETPFGYLSDYTKKTVQFNSGNAHSVEIYAGMWANGGDTWIQADDFSLTKN, encoded by the coding sequence TTGCGAAAAAAAATGCTGGTATGTGCCTTGCTGTTTCAAGTTGCTTTTTGTTCCCTGCTTGTCGCAAAGGCGGATGCGGTCACTCCTACCGATCTGGAAATGGTCTCTCGCGTAACGGGAGTCAAGCCAGCTGGGGAAACGATGCCAAACCCCAATCAGACGGATACCAACTATCAAATATCAGGGACTGATCTGGGAATCGTCTGGGACAAAGGAGGCGGACAATATTTTGTTCTGTTCGGCGATACGAACGGATTGGGCCCCAACGATTGGCGCAGCAATACTCTCGCTATTTCATCGGATACGAATTTATCTGACGGCTTGTCGTTCGATACGATGGTTCAGGACCGACCCGGACACGCCAAAGAAATATTGTACTCCAAAAAAATCGATTTCGACGAAATAACCGTCATTCCTACTGCCGGCGTAACCGTAGGCACTCGCCATTATATTCATTATATGTCCGTTAATCATTGGGGCGATGCGGGTGTTTGGCAAACCAATTATTCGGGAATCGCTTATTCGGACAACAATGGTGCGACATGGACCAAGCACCCGACTGCAAGGTGGTACAACAACACAACGACTTGGGACAACAAGTTCCAAATGGCTGCTTTTATCAAGGACAGCGGCTTTATCTATATGTATGCTACGCCGAACGGGCGGTTCGGGGACGTATATTTGGCTCGTGTGCCTGAGAACAGTCTGCTAAGCATAAACGAATACCGGTATTGGGACGGCAATGGCTGGTCAGTAGGCCAATCGTCCGCCCGTCCGGTTGCCAATGGCGTCGCAGGCGAGCTCTCGGTCGCTTACAACTCGCATTTTAACCGCTATATCATGACTTACTTGAACGAGCATCGCCAAGCAATCGTGATGCGGGATGCGCCTACGCCGGTTGGTCCATGGAGCGGTGAGAAAATATTGGTGCCTGGCAACTTTACGGGCCTTGGACAATATAACGCCTTTATCCACCCGTTATCCAATACCAGCTCGACCCTCTATTTCATCATGTCGACCTGGTATCCCGATTACAACACCCATCTTATGAAGGTCACACTGACCGCCGATATATTCGGTGACAATATAGTGAGCGATCCAGGCTTTGAATCGCAGGGGCAGACAAAGGTCATGGCGCCATGGCATACGATCGGAGAAGGCGGCATCGACCGTAATGCGGGCAATGCCCGTACAGGACAGGATAATGGCTATATCCGAAATGGAAGCGGATGGAATGCGATTAAGCAGAGGGTAGTCGTTGAACCATTCACGAACTATACGTTGAAAGGATGGATCAGGACGTCGGGCAACAACAACGATGGTTATTTCGGTGCGCGAGTTCCGAATGGCGGGATGATCCTAGGCGAGGCTCCATTTGATTCTTATGCGGACTATACCGAGCTTACCGTTTCATTTAACTCGGGCGCCAATCATTTTGTCGAGCTTTACACAGGCATGTGGGCAGACGAAGATACTTGGGTGCAGGTCGATGATGTGAGCTTGAACAGGGACGCGAATTTGGTAGCGCATGCCGGCTTTGAGGCTCAGCCGTCTTCAACGATCACTTCACCTTGGTATTTGAACGGGAACGGCGGGATTGACCGGGCTGCGGGATTTGCACGCAGCGGCCTTAACAATGCATTTGCCAGGTACGGTACGGGCTGGAACGCGGTCAAGCAAGAGGTGTTCGTGGAGCAGAATACGAATTACACACTTTCCGCATGGATTCGTACCTCAACCAATCAGAATAATGGCTACTTCGGAGCAAGAC